The genomic window ATTTGTTAGAAATTCCTAACTGCCACCTCCCCACTCCTAAACATGGTTGAATATCTTATTTTCTTAGCAATTTCTACAGCACTTTTCGCTCTATTCGCACTAGGACTCAATTTGCAATGGGGCTTTACCGGGCTAATTAACTTTGGTCATATTGCTTTCATGACTCTGGGAGCATATACAACCATATTGTTAAGCTTCAAGGGCATCCCCCTACTAATATCGGCAGTAGCTGGGGCAATTGTCGCCGCCTTGCTGGGTTTAGTAATTGGTTTTGCAACTCTACGCTTGCGGGAAGATTATCTAGCAATTGTCACCATCGGTACGGGCGAACTAATTCGTTTGGTGGTAAATAATCAGGATTTACCTGTGGGTGACACCTGGATTTCTGGGGCATTTGGTGTGCAAAGTTATCGCATACCCTTATCCACAGAGCCGAATTTGTTTGTCAGATTTGTGATGATTGGGCTGCTGACGCTGCTGGCTGCTATAACTTTCTTTACATTATGGCGATGGATTCGCATCACTCAGATGTCTCGGACTACTGATTTGGCCCAAAGGATGACTAGTAAGGAAGAATTTGCGTCGCGCTTAGGTGTGGGAATTGTATTAGCAGCTTTGGCGGCAGCAATTTATATTTCGGGGGTGATCGGACTGTATAATTACAACCCAAAAGCGGGTTTAATGCTGGTGCTGCTGTTGGTTTTAGCATTTGTATACTGGCGGTTAGAAATTTTGGTGCGATCGCCTTGGGGTAGAATTCTCAAAGCCATCCGTGAAGATGAAGAAATTCCCAAGGCGCTGGGAAAAAATGTCTTTTGGTATAAATTACAATCTCTCATGCTTGGAGGTGCGATCGCGGGTATCGCTGGTGCTTTTTTCGCTTGGCAACTGGGCGCGATTTACCCTGATAATTTCCAACCGCAGATTACCTTTGACACTTGGATAATGGTGATTTTAGGTGGTTCTGGGAATAATGTTGGCACAATCTTAGGGGCGGTAATTTTCTTTGCTTACGATGCGCTGACGCGGGAAGTATTACCCAAAATCGTTCCCCTTGATGAAGCCCGTTTGGGTGCATTTCGGATCATGGTAATTGGACTAATTTTGATGGTATTGATGATTTGGCGACCTCAAGGTATTTTAGGGAAAAAGGAGGAACTCACCCTTGGTAAATAATCAGTCATCCTCACTTCCCCTTTTGGTAGCTACTGGACTTTCTAAAAGCTTTGGTGGTATTAAAGCAGTTAATGAGGCGAAAATCGAAGTTGCCAAAGGCAGCATTACCGGCTTGATTGGCCCCAATGGTGCTGGTAAAACCACCTTATTTAACCTCCTCTCGAACTTCATCCGCCCTGATAAGGGACGAGTGATTTTTGACGGCGAACCTATTCACAATTTGCAACCATATCAAATCGCCCAGCAAGGAGTAATCCGTACTTTTCAGGTAGCACGAACTCTCTCGCGGTTGTCGGTGTTAGAAAATATGCTGCTGGCGGCGCAAAAACAAACGGGTGAAAATTTTTGGCTAGTGCAGTTGCAGCCACACATCGTAGCGAAGGAAGAAAAGCAACTCCAAGAGCGGGCAATGTTCCTGTTAGAATCAGTGGGCTTGGCAAAAAAAGCACACGATTATGCTGGTGGCTTATCTGGTGGACAACGCAAGCTGCTAGAAATGGGACGGGCGCTGATGACTAATCCCAAGTTAATTTTGTTGGATGAACCAGCCGCTGGGGTAAATCCGAGACTGATTGATGATATTTGCGATCGCATTATCACTTGGAACCGTCAAGATGGAATGACCTTTTTGATTATTGAACACAATATGGATGTGATTATGTCATTGTGCGATCGCGTTTGGGTACTTGCCGAAGGACAGAATTTGGCTGACGGTACACCAGCAGAAATTCAAACTAATCCAAAAGTTCTAGAAGCTTATTTAGGCAAATAACAATTTCAAAAAAAGTTAAGCACAATAGATACACACTTGCTTGTCTAGTGAACAACAGCAGATACCATAACGTTAAATTGCTTAAGATGTGCTAATTAAAGGGCACGGCATCCACATCAAGATTTATTGACACGACTGCAAGAACGGGGAATTAACCCAGAACAACTCTTGTGAAACATCTTTCATACCTATGTTGTCCGCCAATAAACCCCATTCTCTCGCTGCATTAACTGGCAAGCAATAAACTCCCGTCGTAGGGTGGCGCAATCAGGATGGTAGCGTTTGAGAATATCATTTACCAGGCGTTCAGGGTAGTTGATTCCCACTTCAAACTGGTTTGCTAACCACTTGAGAATAACTAGACGCTTTTTGCGGCTAGCAGGGATTTCTTTGAGACATTCGCCCTCGAAATAGTTTTTTAATACTTTGTTTTCCCAAGCCTCAGTATCCACATCCTCAATCAAAGATGCTATTTTCTCAGGTGTGAAAATTTCCTTACTGATACTTTGCAAAGCCTCGCTATCCAACTGGTACAGGCGGCTATTGCCTTCAGGGCGCATTGTCACCAAATTTAGCTCCTTAAGTTTCGCTAAATGATGAGATACCGTCGGTTCCTTGAGTTGCAGTAGCACCGCCAATTCTTCGACGCTGCACTCCTGATTCGCCAAAATACCTACAATCTTCAATCGGCTATCATCCGCTAATGCCTTGAAAAAGCGCAGTAAGATGTTAAATTGCTCTGGTTGCATAACTAACTTCTAATTAGATATCTATCTAATTAGAAGTATATCTAATTTAAAACCGATTGGCTCAGAACCCCAACTTATCAGCAAAAGTCGGGGTTCTCGTTGCTTAATTTAACTAAACTGTTCCTCTGCATCCAGGTTGAACAGCATTTGCAGAGTTTGCATACAGCGGCGTCTAGCTTCAACATCTTGCTGCGATCGCAATTGCACCATCGGGTCATGTAAAATTTTATTGACAATTCCCCGTGTTAATGCTTCAATAACTTCTTGATGTTTTTCAGCGAATTCCGAACCTAATCTTGACAAAGCTTTTTCTAATTCTTGTTCACGGATGGTTTCGACTTTATTCCGCAGACAGCTAATAGTGGTAACAGTTTCTAGACTACGCCACCAAATATCAAAGGCTTCCACTTCTTCCTCTAAAAGTCGCTCTGCTTCCTGTGCAATCTTGCGACGACTTTCGTAGTTTTGTGCTACTACTGCCTTCAAATCATCCACATTAAACGCCTGCACATTTTCCAGTTCATTCACATCCACATGAACATTACGCGGCACAGAGATATCAAATAACATCAGAGAGCGCTGAACTTCTAAAACCATTTCCAATTTGGCCCGGTCAAGTATCGGCTCTGTTGCCGAAGTACTTGTAAACACTAAATCGCTATCGGCAATTACTGCCATCATTTCCGCTAGCGGATGAATTTGGATAGGTTGTTGAGGGAACTGCTTCGCTAATTCTTGGGCACGTTCACGAGAGCGATTTACAATACTAATTTGCACAGCACCTTTAGAAAGTAGGTGTTGCACGAGCAGCCGCGACATTTTACCAGCACCCAGAATTACTACTCGACAAGCAGCAAAATTTGCCACTTTTATCTGCGCTAATTCCACAGCTGCCGAACTAATAGAGACAGCGCCAGTACCAATACTAGTTTCAGTGCGAACCCGCTTACCAGCTGTCAGCGCTTGTTTAAATAATCGATTCAAAATGGTTTTTATACCGTTATATTGCTGCCCCAGTTTGTGAGTAGTCTTCACCTGAGCCAGAATTTGACCTTCTCCAAGTACCAGACTATCTAAACCACCCGCTACTCGCATGAGATGCATTACTGCATCACCATGCAGCAGCATAAACAGGTGTCGTCGCAGAGAAAGCGCGGGCAATTTGCTGTATTCTGCAAGAAACTGAGTTACTTCTCGAATACCTTGGTCTGCTTCACTGGTAACAATGTAGATTTCTAAACGGTTACAAGTGCTAAGAATTGCAACTTCATCAATATGGGGATAGCTGACCAGATGAGCGATCGCACTTTCAATTTGTGGTTCTGGAATGCTCAGTTTTTCCCGGACTTCTACTGGGGCTGTTTTATGGCTTAACCCCACCACTGCTATATTCATTTGCTAAATCGTAGTTACTAGTTGGTAGTTGGGAATAGGGTATTGAGTGAGAATCGGGAATGGGGGATTTTTGTTTATTGGTTGATAGTTTTTCCAACCAACAAATAATTACTAACTACTAACTACTAACTACTGTAAGGGTAAAGCATTTGGGTGACTATTTTTCCGTTTTATAGAAAGATTTCTTTCCAAAAGCTTTGCCCCTACTTTTACCATTCCCCATTCCCTAAAAATTAGTTCAGTTGCAGAGTCTTCGGTTCACCAAACATGTGAATTGTATCAACAAATCGAGCAGTTTTTGACTGGTTGGAAATTACCAAGCTTTGAGTTCTTGCCCCGCCCTTGAAGAAACGCACACCTTCCATGAGATTGCCACTGGTAATGCCGCTAGCAGCGAACAGAACAGTTTTACCAGATGCCAATTCATGAGCATCATAGACCTTATCGGCGTCATTGATATTCATCGACTTTAAACGATCAAGGTTAGCTTCTCTGCTTTCTCCAATCAGACCTGTTTTTACTACTGCTGGGTCGTAGATCAATTGACCTTGGAAGTGTCCACCCAAAGCACGCATTGCTGCTGCGGAGATTACACCTTCAGGAGCAGCACCGATACCCATCAGCGCGTGGATATTAGTTCCAGCAAAACCACAGGATATGGCTGCACCTACATCACCATCGGAAATTAGGGCGACTCTCGCTCCAGCCTCACGGATTTCTTTAATTAAATCGTTATGGCGTTCGCGCTTCATGACTACTACTACAAGTTCATCAATACCCCGGTCTAAAACCTCAGAGAGAATCTTCAGGTTTTCCGTTGCTGACTTGTTGATATCTACTTTGCCCTTAGCTGCGGGAGGTGCTGCTAACTTCTTCATGTAAAAATCAGGAGCAGCAAATAATCCCCCCTTTTCAGAAATTGCCAAGACAGCCATCGAACCAGGTTGTCCATATGCTACCAAGTTCGTACCTTCACAGGGGTCAACGGCGATATCAATTTCAATTAGCTCATCAGGATTACAAAAATTTTGGGCATCTGGTTGGGTACAGATACCAACTTCTTCCCCGATGTATAGCATCGGCGCGTCGTCGCGTTCGCCTTCCCCGATCACGATGCGACCGCGCATATGGATTTTATTCATCCGCTCCCGCATAGCTTCCACTGCTACTTGGTCAGCAATGTTTTTTTCGCCTTTGCCCATCCACTTCGAGGATGCGATCGCGGCTTGCTCTACTACTTCAATAATCTCTAACCCAAGTGTATTTTCCACAGAGTCTACCCTCTCAGCTGCCTGAATTTACGTCGTTTTATGTAGCTATTTCAGTTTTCAAGTCTACCAAAGGGCGGATACACGTGGAAGAAAGTTAAGTTTTACTGCTAACTGGTTACAAAAGTGCCACTTAGGACATCCTGCTTTTTCACTCATCTTACTCCAGTATAAAGCGGGTTCAAAAGTAACTAAAATAAGAACTAGCACAAATAAATAGCAGTGAATATCTAGAACATTACTTTTCTTCAGTATTTATCTTTAGGTATAAAATAATAAAGAAAAAAGCTAGTGAATTCACTAAAAACGAGGCGCAGAGGAAAGAGCTTGTCAAATTAAGAGGTGAATCGTGTTTATCGACTACATCACACTAATGTTGATCAATATGGTAGCTGGGTTATTTCTACTGGCTTACTATGTATATAGTGGTATAGATAGTTCTAATCAAAGACAGTGGATTCCCGGGTTTGGAATTACTGGGGCTATAGCATTAACAACTGGTTTACACATGAGCTTCACCTGGCCAGTAATCGGTAGCTATAATATTGCCTTCGGTGAAACAAGTGTCTTATTTGGAATCTTGTTTATTGCAGCGGCGTAGGCGTAGCCCGTCGTAGACATCGCTCTTGCTCAAGGTTGGGATTTATTGACAATAGCAGTTTACGGCTTCTTTGCTGGTTTAGTTGCGATCGTAGTGGGTATCCGCATCATCAACTTGAATTTGACAAAGCAACCGCTTTTATCGGGAATCGGCTTTATTTTAACTGGGTTAGGTGGTATTTTTGCAGCCCCAACTCTCTATTGGAAAACCAACCGAACTTGGCGGTTAATTGGCGTAGCTGTGCTGATAGTAGCCGCTCTAATTTGGGCATTGACTGGATATTTGTCTTACTGGAATCATTTAGAGAGTTTTCAAAAGTGGGTTCCAGCCCCAAGGCAGTAGGCAATGCCAGCAATGATCTAGGCTAGAGATATAGTTAAAACCTTGCTTAAGAAAATATGCTGGACTTTCTTAATCCTCTCTTAAATCGCCATCCAGAGCGAGTCAAAGCCAACGTCGAACTTTACACATGGCAAACTTGTCCTTACTGCATTCGTGCCAAAATGCTGCTGTGGTGGAAAGGTGTAGATTTTACTGAATATAAAATCGACGGCGACGAAACAGCCAGAGCTAAAATGGCAGAACGCGCTAACGGACGCCGTAGTGTACCGCAAATTTTTATCAATAACCAGCACATTGGCGGCTGCGATGACCTCTATCAACTAGACACACAAAGTCAACTAGATTCCCTTCTAGCCCAGTCCGCTATTTAGAAATCAAATTAACCCTCAACGGTTGCCTTGGTGATGCTATGTTGGGCAATTTTGGATTTTGAGAAGACTGCGCTGGTTCCCCAACGCAGTGCCTCCTCCTTTTAGGAGAGGAATGGAAGTGAGGTCAGAATATTAAGTTGCACATCGCGTATTGATAAGAATATGCTAACTAAGTATACGGAATATCTTATACATCAACAATGGATGAGTTATGCTCTAGAATTAGCAAAAGCAGCAGGAAATGCAGGTGAAATCCCTGTCGGTGCTGTTATCATTGATCCAACTGGCAAATTGCTGGCACAAGGAGAAAACAGAAAAGAGCGCGACAAAGATCCTACCGCTCATGCGGAAATTCTCGCTCTCAAGACAGCTGCAATAACTTTAAAAAATTGGCATCTTAATGAATGCACCCTCTACGTAACTCTCGAACCTTGCCCAATGTGTGCAGGTGCTATTCTGCAAGCACGTCTAGGATTGCTTGTATATGGAGTAGACGATACA from Nostoc sp. UHCC 0926 includes these protein-coding regions:
- a CDS encoding branched-chain amino acid ABC transporter permease, translating into MVEYLIFLAISTALFALFALGLNLQWGFTGLINFGHIAFMTLGAYTTILLSFKGIPLLISAVAGAIVAALLGLVIGFATLRLREDYLAIVTIGTGELIRLVVNNQDLPVGDTWISGAFGVQSYRIPLSTEPNLFVRFVMIGLLTLLAAITFFTLWRWIRITQMSRTTDLAQRMTSKEEFASRLGVGIVLAALAAAIYISGVIGLYNYNPKAGLMLVLLLVLAFVYWRLEILVRSPWGRILKAIREDEEIPKALGKNVFWYKLQSLMLGGAIAGIAGAFFAWQLGAIYPDNFQPQITFDTWIMVILGGSGNNVGTILGAVIFFAYDALTREVLPKIVPLDEARLGAFRIMVIGLILMVLMIWRPQGILGKKEELTLGK
- a CDS encoding ABC transporter ATP-binding protein, yielding MVNNQSSSLPLLVATGLSKSFGGIKAVNEAKIEVAKGSITGLIGPNGAGKTTLFNLLSNFIRPDKGRVIFDGEPIHNLQPYQIAQQGVIRTFQVARTLSRLSVLENMLLAAQKQTGENFWLVQLQPHIVAKEEKQLQERAMFLLESVGLAKKAHDYAGGLSGGQRKLLEMGRALMTNPKLILLDEPAAGVNPRLIDDICDRIITWNRQDGMTFLIIEHNMDVIMSLCDRVWVLAEGQNLADGTPAEIQTNPKVLEAYLGK
- a CDS encoding DUF2087 domain-containing protein, with product MQPEQFNILLRFFKALADDSRLKIVGILANQECSVEELAVLLQLKEPTVSHHLAKLKELNLVTMRPEGNSRLYQLDSEALQSISKEIFTPEKIASLIEDVDTEAWENKVLKNYFEGECLKEIPASRKKRLVILKWLANQFEVGINYPERLVNDILKRYHPDCATLRREFIACQLMQRENGVYWRTT
- a CDS encoding glutamyl-tRNA reductase, which produces MNIAVVGLSHKTAPVEVREKLSIPEPQIESAIAHLVSYPHIDEVAILSTCNRLEIYIVTSEADQGIREVTQFLAEYSKLPALSLRRHLFMLLHGDAVMHLMRVAGGLDSLVLGEGQILAQVKTTHKLGQQYNGIKTILNRLFKQALTAGKRVRTETSIGTGAVSISSAAVELAQIKVANFAACRVVILGAGKMSRLLVQHLLSKGAVQISIVNRSRERAQELAKQFPQQPIQIHPLAEMMAVIADSDLVFTSTSATEPILDRAKLEMVLEVQRSLMLFDISVPRNVHVDVNELENVQAFNVDDLKAVVAQNYESRRKIAQEAERLLEEEVEAFDIWWRSLETVTTISCLRNKVETIREQELEKALSRLGSEFAEKHQEVIEALTRGIVNKILHDPMVQLRSQQDVEARRRCMQTLQMLFNLDAEEQFS
- the glpX gene encoding class II fructose-bisphosphatase, coding for MENTLGLEIIEVVEQAAIASSKWMGKGEKNIADQVAVEAMRERMNKIHMRGRIVIGEGERDDAPMLYIGEEVGICTQPDAQNFCNPDELIEIDIAVDPCEGTNLVAYGQPGSMAVLAISEKGGLFAAPDFYMKKLAAPPAAKGKVDINKSATENLKILSEVLDRGIDELVVVVMKRERHNDLIKEIREAGARVALISDGDVGAAISCGFAGTNIHALMGIGAAPEGVISAAAMRALGGHFQGQLIYDPAVVKTGLIGESREANLDRLKSMNINDADKVYDAHELASGKTVLFAASGITSGNLMEGVRFFKGGARTQSLVISNQSKTARFVDTIHMFGEPKTLQLN
- the grxC gene encoding glutaredoxin 3 encodes the protein MLDFLNPLLNRHPERVKANVELYTWQTCPYCIRAKMLLWWKGVDFTEYKIDGDETARAKMAERANGRRSVPQIFINNQHIGGCDDLYQLDTQSQLDSLLAQSAI
- the tadA gene encoding tRNA adenosine(34) deaminase TadA; protein product: MLTKYTEYLIHQQWMSYALELAKAAGNAGEIPVGAVIIDPTGKLLAQGENRKERDKDPTAHAEILALKTAAITLKNWHLNECTLYVTLEPCPMCAGAILQARLGLLVYGVDDTKTGAIRTVINIPDSAASNHHLQIIGGILESACRQQLQAWFATRRRRVNYGQR